TTAAACCTAAAAACTCAAACATTTCATTACTTTCTTCTGTGTTAAAAGTATTTTTTATTGATTCTTCTGGTATTGAATAAATTACAGCTTTAATATTGGAATCTACGTGCTCATAAACATTTTTTATTCCTCTACTGAGTGGTGTACTTTCATCTTCCCACAAAGGCGCATATCGGTTTTTACCATAATCACCATAAATATCACCTCCAAAATTTTTTCTTGCATCTCTAAGAACTCTATTAAGCATATTAACGTCGTGCCAGCTTGCACTATATAGATTTCTTACGTGTAATGCCCAGTCATTTTTTGTATACTCTTTTTCTTCTTCGTCAATAGGGTAAATGTCAGCGGAAACACCATCAATTGATTTAAAATCTTCATAATCGAACCAAGAGTAGTTTAGAGTTCCCTTTGGCCAATCCCATAAATGGTCACATTTTTTGAAACCTAAATTTTCTAAATAATCTTTAAGTTCCTTTTTCGAAGCTTTTTTTGGATATAAAGTAATATCTCTTCCCATTTAGTAAATCATAAAATCTATTTTGGTTTAAATTATCGTCTTGATTCGTATTTTCTACAACAATTGTATATAGTAACAAGTTACTATATTTCTATTTTATCCAAATTAATCTAATTGATTTTAGTGGATTTAAAAGTATTTGCGGTCGG
This window of the Maribacter cobaltidurans genome carries:
- a CDS encoding HEPN domain-containing protein; translated protein: MGRDITLYPKKASKKELKDYLENLGFKKCDHLWDWPKGTLNYSWFDYEDFKSIDGVSADIYPIDEEEKEYTKNDWALHVRNLYSASWHDVNMLNRVLRDARKNFGGDIYGDYGKNRYAPLWEDESTPLSRGIKNVYEHVDSNIKAVIYSIPEESIKNTFNTEESNEMFEFLGLNDPSRVIYNGLVPFAVSMFEYFFSQCFQILIKYDKEAIKRRDNFNQKIDFQTAIELSEDKKTIEEVIARNYTFQNLSQLNKAYKDWLNIDVRKILYKKKKVGNSIKYLENRIAEIIQYRHGIVHHFSLDRTLTKEGYINILEAIEKSINEIILFIEKKYNIKINSE